From a region of the Haematobia irritans isolate KBUSLIRL chromosome 4, ASM5000362v1, whole genome shotgun sequence genome:
- the LOC142235833 gene encoding zinc finger MYM-type protein 1-like: protein MKKGQDIRSYFLANKIPSNNEIITEPVHTNNRSVVQQPQDNAIDVSKSASSNENELFSTHCHEPNDLGTKDTGPVRPTGNFKKTLISGKWRSFSEIYYKTYEWLEYSEEVGKIFCFCCRNFGSREARQQNERFVVTGFEKWKKIGESLKKHDLSSHHIECFKAFKYYKTASQDIHSQIVQHHLQTENENTEYLNKLIGIVLLLARQGLPFRGHREHSNSKNRGNFLEFAEFMAQNESVFKTNFNKSINHTSPDFQNEIIELSAKAVTNVIVEKVKACGFFSLMVDEARCFKEEQLSITIRFAVGVEVEEHFLGFIDCSVSRDASSLQKIILEFLKIRNLENIPIVGQSYDGANVMSGYKN from the coding sequence ATGAAAAAAGGTCAAGATATAAGATCATATTTTTTGGCGAATAAGATTCCAtcaaataatgaaattattaCGGAACCTGTTCATACAAATAATCGGAGTGTAGTCCAACAACCGCAAGATAATGCTATAGATGTTTCCAAAAGTGCATCATCCAATGAAAATGAATTATTTAGCACCCATTGTCATGAGCCGAATGATTTGGGTACAAAAGACACGGGACCTGTTCGACCAAcaggcaattttaagaaaactttaataagTGGGAAATGGCGATCTTTTTcagaaatttattataaaacgtATGAATGGCTGGAATATAGCGAAgaagttggaaaaattttctgcttTTGTTGTCGTAATTTTGGTAGCCGAGAAGCAAGACAACAAAATGAAAGGTTCGTGGTGACTGGATTtgaaaagtggaaaaaaatcggggAATCCCTTAAAAAACACGATTTGTCTTCCCATCACATAGAATGTTTTAAGGcatttaaatattacaaaacaGCATCGCAAGACATACATAGCCAAATTGTTCAACACCATTTGCAAACAGAAAACGAAAATACCGAATATTTGAACAAACTTATTGGTATTGTTTTACTTTTAGCACGTCAGGGTCTTCCATTTCGTGGTCACCGAGAACATTCAAATTCCAAAAACAGGggtaattttttagaatttgctgAGTTTATGGCGCAAAATGAGTctgtatttaaaacaaatttcaataagtCTATAAACCATACAAGTCCCGACTTTCAAAACGAAATAATTGAACTTTCCGCTAAGGCAGTGACAAATGTTATTGTCGAAAAAGTAAAAGCATGCGGATTCTTCTCGTTAATGGTTGACGAAGCCAGATGTTTCAAAGAGGAGCAATTATCCATAACAATACGATTTGCTGTCGGTGTAGAAGTTGAGGAACACTTTCTTGGGTTTATTGATTGTTCCGTTAGCCGTGATGCTTCGTCTCTACAAAAGATAATTCTGGAGTTCTTGAAAATAAGAAATTTGGAGAATATCCCAATAGTTGGACAGTCTTACGATGGTGCCAACGTTATGTCAGGATACAAAAATTGA
- the LOC142236257 gene encoding uncharacterized protein LOC142236257 has protein sequence MAILLVHLRRLILLMSIIYLSGAFVRKLLNGSRQAYLLHMNGSGGGKSMLWAKHLHFQWWAYIYTCYAYVVLVNYVNMRRSTTVMEVFFT, from the coding sequence ATGGCAATACTTTTAGTACACTTGCGGCGTTTGATACTCTTGATGAGCATCATTTATCTGAGTGGTGCTTTTGTGCGGAAACTGTTGAACGGCTCGCGTCAAGCGTATCTGCTGCACATGAATGGTTCTGGCGGCGGGAAATCAATGCTGTGGGCGAAGCATTTGCATTTCCAGTGGTGGGCCTATATCTACACTTGTTATGCCTACGTGGTGCTGGTGAATTATGTGAATATGCGGCGCTCCACCACTGTCATGGAAGTCTTCTTTACATGA